The window GTAGTCGCGGATCTCCTCGACGGTGAGGTTGGCAGCCAGAAGTTCGCTGCGTCGACCGGTGTCGATGCCGTAGAAGCAGGACCACTTGATGGGGGGTGAGGTCAACCGAAGGTGGACCTCGGCCACTCCGGCTTCCCGGAGCATCTTGACCAACTGCTTCTGGGTGGTCCCCCGAACCACCGAGTCGTCTACGACGACCACCCGCTTACCAGTCAGGTTTTCGCGCAACGGGTTCAGCTTCATGCGTACCCCGAGAGCACGCATCTCTTGGCTGGGAGCGATGAACGTACGCCCGATGTAGCGGTTCTTCACCAACCCCTGCCCGTAGGGGATGCCGCTGGCCCGGGCATACCCCTCGGCGGCGGGCAGCCCCGATTCGGGGACCCCCATGACCATGTCGGCCTCGACCGGCGCCTGCTCGGCCAGCAACTCACCCTGGCGGACCCGGGCATGGTGGACGCTCTGGCCGTACAAACGGGTATCGGGGCGGGCGAAATAGACGAACTCGAAGATGCACAGCGAGGGGTTCAGGCGATCTTCGGGGAACGGGCGGCGCGAGGTCACGCCTGACTCGTCGATGATGACCATCTCGCCAGGCTCGACCTCACGCACGAAGTGAGCACCGACCACGTCCAGGGCCGGGGATTCAGAGGCCATCACCCAACCGCCTTCGAGGCGGCCGAGGCACAGCGGACGCAGGCCGTTGGGGTCCCGCACGCCGATGATGCGGTGCTCGTCCATGAACACCAGTGAGAACGCCCCCTCCAAGCGCGGTAGCACGGCGGCGACGGCGGCATCGAGGGTGGCGCCACGGCCCATCAGGGTGGGATCAGCGGCATGCCCACCCGACGGTGCCGACGGGTGGACCGAGACCGAAGCGGCCCGGTCGAGTTCGGCGGCAACCAGTTCGGCCACCAGGTCACTGTCGCTGGCCACCGTGCCGTCCAGCATCCCGGCTTCTCGGGCCAGCTCTGCGGTGTTGACCAGGTTGCCGTTGTGGCCGAGAGCGAACTGGGTGTCGCCCACCCCCCGGTATACGGGCTGGGCGTTCCTCCAAGTACTCGAACCGGTGGTCGAGTAACGGGTGTGCCCGATGGCCAAGTCACCGGTGAGCGGGGCCAAGGTGCGCTCGTCGAAGACGTGAGACACCAGGCCCATGTCTTTGACCACGGTGACCTGGTCACCATCGCTCACCGCCATGCCCGCCGATTCCTGGCCCCGATGCTGCAGGGCATAGAGACCCAGGTAGGTCATGTGGGCAACCGGTTGGCCCGGTGCGTACACGCCGAAGACCCCACAGGCCTCTTTCGGCGAGTCGTCGTCGGGGTCTCGGTGGGGGACCCCACCCAAGGGCTCGCGCACGATCCCATTGTCGCACGGGCACACATGAATGCCACCAATCCCAGCCAACCTGGCACCCTTGGGTCCCATGCCCGGGCCTCCGACATCGCCGTCCTCGACGGACACAGTTGCCACCGGCTCGCGCCCGGTGACAGCACCACTGGCCATCGGCCCCCTCGAGGTGTGGCCACCGGTGGTCCTCGCTCCGATGGCCGGGGTCACCAACGGGCCCTTCCGTGACATGTGCCGCAGCCACGGAGCGGGCCTGTACGTGAGCGAGATGATCTCGGCGCGGGGGATGGTCGAAGGCCACGAGAAGACATTCCGCCTGGCTCGGTTCGGCCCCAACGAGACCCCCCGCTCTATCCAGTTGTACGGAACGGATCCGACCGTCATGGGGGAAGCAGTTCGTCGGCTGGTCGGCGAACTGGGAGCCGAGCACGTGGATCTCAACTTCGGTTGCCCGGTCCGCAAGGTCACTCGCCACGGCGGCGGCGCCGCCCTGCCATGGCGCCGGCGCCTTTTTGCCTCGGTGGTTCGGGCCGCCGTCGACGGGGCCGGTCCGGTACCGGTCACCGTCAAGATCCGCATGGGCCTAGACGACGACCACCTGACCTTCCTGGATGCAGGACCGATCGCGCAGGACTCTGGCGCCGCCGCCGTCGCCCTTCACGCCCGGACCGCCGAGCAGGCCTACTCCGGGCG is drawn from Microthrixaceae bacterium and contains these coding sequences:
- the purF gene encoding amidophosphoribosyltransferase — its product is MGPKGARLAGIGGIHVCPCDNGIVREPLGGVPHRDPDDDSPKEACGVFGVYAPGQPVAHMTYLGLYALQHRGQESAGMAVSDGDQVTVVKDMGLVSHVFDERTLAPLTGDLAIGHTRYSTTGSSTWRNAQPVYRGVGDTQFALGHNGNLVNTAELAREAGMLDGTVASDSDLVAELVAAELDRAASVSVHPSAPSGGHAADPTLMGRGATLDAAVAAVLPRLEGAFSLVFMDEHRIIGVRDPNGLRPLCLGRLEGGWVMASESPALDVVGAHFVREVEPGEMVIIDESGVTSRRPFPEDRLNPSLCIFEFVYFARPDTRLYGQSVHHARVRQGELLAEQAPVEADMVMGVPESGLPAAEGYARASGIPYGQGLVKNRYIGRTFIAPSQEMRALGVRMKLNPLRENLTGKRVVVVDDSVVRGTTQKQLVKMLREAGVAEVHLRLTSPPIKWSCFYGIDTGRRSELLAANLTVEEIRDYLDVDTLAFITLDRLVASTGAPGAGFCAACFTGEYPVPVPVSLSKGVLEATPEAPSGIGAPVTSGLFAPAMLPADDARQGG
- the dusB gene encoding tRNA dihydrouridine synthase DusB, translating into MPGPPTSPSSTDTVATGSRPVTAPLAIGPLEVWPPVVLAPMAGVTNGPFRDMCRSHGAGLYVSEMISARGMVEGHEKTFRLARFGPNETPRSIQLYGTDPTVMGEAVRRLVGELGAEHVDLNFGCPVRKVTRHGGGAALPWRRRLFASVVRAAVDGAGPVPVTVKIRMGLDDDHLTFLDAGPIAQDSGAAAVALHARTAEQAYSGRARWAAIAELKSVVTTIPVLGNGDIWLASDALKMMAETGCDGVVVGRGCLGRPWLFADLASAFDGRPCDSAPSVGQVVDTMADHAHRLCEWHGETTGVRDMRKHVGWYLQGYPVGPAARRLLVEAATLEEFSDRLDQLDRTVTLPVEAVGLPRGHQHGPRPVTVPRGFWDNRDDDTPLDRAADSVTSGG